TGGATTCCCCGCTAACCGCGTCTCCGCGGTCAAGAATATGATTGACCCGACGACCTCGGAGTAGCTGCTCGAGAAGGACAGAGGAAGAAGATGCGGGAAAGGAAACTGCCGCCCTTCCTGCCCAACTACCTCCCCGCGCATGGAAACGCCTCCGCAACATAATGGCAAGCAACACTGTGGCCGTTGCCGATATCCTGGGCTGGGGGATCCACCTCTAGGCACGGGGTGAACGCGTGGGGGCACCGCTCGCGAAAGGGACACCCCGTCGCGGGCAGCGAGGTGGAAAGGTCCGCCCCGAGATCGCGACTCTGCATCAGCCATCCCGGCTCCAGCCGTGATCTCGAGCCGAGGAGCGCCTGCGTGTAGGGATGTTGGGCCCGTTCCAGGGGCATGCCTGGGGGCAGTACCTCAACGATCCGCCCGCCGAACATGACCGCGATCTTCGGAGCGATGTACCTGACGACGTGCAGGTCGTGGCTGATGAAGATCATGCTCAGGGCGAGCTGCGCCCGCAGGTCCGCAAGCAGATTGAGGATCTGCGCCTGGATCGACACGTCGAGCGCGCTGACGGGTTCGTCGGCGATCAGGACGTCGGGGTCGGCGGCGAGCGCCCGTGCGATGCAGATCCGCTGCCGCTGCCCGCCGGAGAAATCGGAGGGATACCGGTCGACGGCGCGGGCCGGCAGCCCGACCTGGTCCAAGAGTTCGTCGACGCGGCGGGCGACCCCGTCCCGGGCGGCCAGGCGGTGCACGAGCAACACCTCTCGGAGCGTCGATCCGACCGTGAGTCGCGGATTCAGCGACGAGTACGGGTCCTGAAACACCACCTGGATGCGCCGGCGCGAGCGCCGGAGGGGACCCGCGCC
The genomic region above belongs to bacterium and contains:
- a CDS encoding oligopeptide/dipeptide ABC transporter ATP-binding protein; the encoded protein is MLLVAEHLTKTYAHRRGWSPAPGSRGVRDAVRPALVDASLSLERGESVGIVGESGSGKSTFARCLALLERPDAGRVRLDGIDLTGLGAGPLRRSRRRIQVVFQDPYSSLNPRLTVGSTLREVLLVHRLAARDGVARRVDELLDQVGLPARAVDRYPSDFSGGQRQRICIARALAADPDVLIADEPVSALDVSIQAQILNLLADLRAQLALSMIFISHDLHVVRYIAPKIAVMFGGRIVEVLPPGMPLERAQHPYTQALLGSRSRLEPGWLMQSRDLGADLSTSLPATGCPFRERCPHAFTPCLEVDPPAQDIGNGHSVACHYVAEAFPCAGR